The window TCGCCGCCGGTGCCGGCGCGGATCTCGACGATCGTGTTGCGGCTGTCCTCGGGCCGGGGCGGAACCAGGAGCAGCTTGATCTGCTGCTCCAACTGGCCGAGTCTCTGCTCGAGGCCCTCGAGCTCCTGCTCGGCCAGCTCAGCCAGGTCGGGATCCTCGTCCCGGTTGGCGAGGATGGCGCGGTGCTCGTCGACGTCCTTGAGCGTTACCTTGTAGGCTTGGTACGCGCGCGCAAGGCGGCTCAAGGTGGCGTGCTCGCGCGAGAGCCGGGCGAGCTTCGCCGGGTCAGCAGACGTCGTCGGATCGCCGAGCGCCACCTCGAGCGCGCGGAGCTGGTCGGCGACCCCGTCGAGTTTCTGGAACAGCGCCTTCTTTTCCATCGGGACAGACCCCACCGTCGGTACAACACAC is drawn from Verrucomicrobiota bacterium and contains these coding sequences:
- a CDS encoding PCRF domain-containing protein, with protein sequence MEKKALFQKLDGVADQLRALEVALGDPTTSADPAKLARLSREHATLSRLARAYQAYKVTLKDVDEHRAILANRDEDPDLAELAEQELEGLEQRLGQLEQQIKLLLVPPRPEDSRNTIVEIRAGTGG